The Pseudonocardia broussonetiae DNA segment CAGCCCCGCGGTGTAGGCCTGCCGGACGGCGTCGCCGCTGTGGGCGATCTCGCCGAGCAGCGCCGCCGACACGCAGCCCTCGGCCGGACGGTCGCGGTGCGCGGGCGACAGGTAGGCCCGCACCACGCCCTCGACTCCCGAGCCGGAGGACTCGATGGCCTGGTCGATGCGGTCGCGCTGCGTGGCGAGCTGGTCGGTGACCACGCCGGCGACGAGGTCGTCCTTCGAGGCGAAGTGGCCGTAGAACGCGCCGTTGGTCAGCCCGGCGTCGGCCATCAGGGCGGCCACGCCGGACCCGGCCACGCCGTCGGTCTTCAGGCGGCGCCCCGACGTCTCGACGATCCGCCGTCGCGTGCGCTCCTTGTGCTCCGCGCCGTACCGCGCCACAACTGCCTCCCCGCCTCGATCCGCGATGATATTACGACCATACTCCTATTCGCGGCGACGGCGGGCACCGGCCCCGGCACCAGGGCGGCGCCCGCCGAGGGAACTACGCAGCTCCGAGCTTCTCGCGCAGCCAGGTGCCCATCCCGGCGATCTCCTCGTCGATCTCGGGAACGCGTCCACCGGCGATGACGAACGAGTGCTGCCCCTCGGCCAGCGGACTGATCCGCGCGTCGACCCCGGCGTCGACCAGGCGCTTGCCGAACAGGACCGCCTCGCCCGCGAGGATCTCGGACTCGCCCCAGTGCAGGCTGGTGGGCGCGAGACCGGCGAGGTCGGCGTGCAACAGGCTGACCCGCGGGTCGGTGAAGGAGACGTCGGTACCGCCGAGCCAGCACTGGCGGAACAGCTCCAGGAGCTCCTTGGTCAGCAGCTTGTCCGTGTCCGCCTTCCCGGTGATGTCCTCGTGGGCGATCTCGAGGTCGCACCACGGGGAGATCGAGACGATCGCGCCCGGCTGCTCGCTCCCGCGGTCGCGCAGGGTGAGCGCGAGCATCACGGCGAGGAAGCCGCCGACCGAGTGCCCGACGCTGCCGATGCGCGAGGGCGCGTAGCCCTGCGACACGAGCCAGTCGAACGCGGCCACCGCGTCGTCGACCTGCGCGGGGTAGGGGTTCTCGGGCGAGCGCCGGAAGTCGACGACCAGCGAGCGCATCCCCGCCGCCCGGGCGATGTGCCCGGCGGCCTTGCGGTCGGAGTGCATCGACGCGACGACGGTGCCGCCCATGTGGAAGTGCACCAGCGCGTGCTCGGTGCCCGCGCCCTCGGGCACGGCCCACATCGCCGGGACGCCGTTCGCGTCGACCTCGGCGTAGGTGACGCCCTCGGGCTCCGCACCGGCGAGGTGCAGGCTCTCGCAGATGTCGCGGACCGTCCCGAGCCCCTGGTCGGAGGCTCCGATCCGGGCCGACAGCGACTCCAGGAACTCCGCGAACCTCGTGGCTTCCGGGCTACCCATGTCCGTGTCCTCTCCATCGAGCGACGCGCCGGCCCCGCGAGGCCAGCTGAGTATGTGACTCTAAACTCAGATGGCACCGGAGTTCTATACTCGTCGCATGGACACCGGCCACGACCTCGACCGGAGCGACTGCTCGATCGGCCGCTCCCTCGACCTGCTGGGCGAGAAGTGGACCTTCCTCGTCGTGCGGGAGGCCTGGTACGGCGTCGCTCGCTTCGCCGAGTTCCAGGAGCGGCTCGGCTGCGCCCGCAACCTGCTGGCCGACCGCCTGCACATGCTGGTCGCCGAGGGCGTCCTGACGACCGAGCCCTACCGCGAGCCGGGTTCGCGCACCCGGCAGCGCTACCTCCTCACGCCGAAGGGCCAGGAGCTGCTGCCGGTCCTCGTCGCACTGCGGGAGTGGGGCGACCGGCACCTGGCGGGCCCCGACGGGCCCCCCGTCCGGCTCGACCACCGCGACTGCGGCGGACGGGTCACCCTGCAGCTGCGGTGCAGCGAGGACCACCTCGTCGAGGGGGTCGACGACCTGGTCCCGGCGACGGACCGCCTGTCCTCCGCCGGCTGACCGGCCGGATCGCTACATCCGGATCTCGGACAGGGAGCCCAGCTCGACCCACCGCTCGCGGGTGCCGACCGACGCGGCACCCGGGAGGCGGTCGGCCGCGACGAGCGACCCCAGGTCGAGCCCGGTGAGGGCGGCGACGTCGGCGACCGGCACCTGGTAGGTGCGGTACGGGCCCAGCGGCGGCGGCTCGCCCGCCAGCAGCGCGCGCTCGGTCTCCAGGTCGATGTCGTCGAGCTGCGGGGTCTGGTCGAGCACGTACGCCGTCGCCGCCAGCACCGGCTCCGCGCCGGGTGCGGGGCGCGCGGCCCAGGCGGCCACCTTCCAGAACAGCCGCGGGATCCCGACGCCGCGGTAGGGCGGGTCGTCCGCGCCCAGGACCGGCGCGGTGAACACGCTCAGCTTCGCGTCGTGGGTGTCGGCGTAGGTCAGCACGTGGTCCTCGAGACCGAGCCACAGCTCCCGGGACTGGTTGAACAGCCCCGCCTGCGGCGCCGCGTTCGGGTAGGCGAACGTGTCCCTCTCGGCCTGCTCCGCCTCCGCCGGCCCGCCCCACACCGGGTCGCTGCGGCGCACCAGGTGCCCGCGGTCGAGGTCGTTGCCGGCGTAGAGGTCCGCCCCGGCCTGCTCGCCCGCGTCGACCCGCGGGTCGAGCCGCCAGTCGTCGCTGCGGTCGAGGTCGCGCAGCGCGGCCCCGTCGACATTGACGCCGGTCGCGACGGCCAGCCGCCGGGCGGGGTCGAGCAGCACCGTGAAGTGGACGTAGGTCAGCTCGCGCACCACCCGGCCGGCCACCGGCAGCGGCACCGGCACGTCGAGGAAGGCGGCGTCGTACCCCGGGGCGGTCATGGGCCCACCCGATCACGGCCGGTGGGACGCCACAGCCACCGACCCCCGGAAGGGGGTGCTGATCGACAGCGTGCTGTGGCAGCGTCGTCACCGGCAGTGCCGCCGCCAGGACGGGCCGACTCCGACGGAAGGCGCTCCATGACCGACACGGTGCCCCCGCACCCCCGCCACCGCGTCCCGGTCGAGCACCGGTTGCTGGGGCTGGACCGCCGCACGTTCCCCTACGCGATCGGGCTGGTCGTGGTGTGGCTGCTGTGGGTCGTGGCCCTGCCCGCGATCGACGGCGCCGTGCCGTGGAACGACACGACCCGCGCCGGCGAGGTGTTCCGGGTGACCGACACCGCGACGATCACCCCCGCCGCCGGGTGGGGGGTGCAGGAGGGACTGCGCACCACCGACCGCACCGCGAGCGGCGACACGTCCGCCGACCTCGTGCTCGTCACGGCCGGCGCGGCGTTCCAGGTCACCAGCGGCCCGTGGACGGGCACCCCGGCCGAGCTCGTGGCGAGCGGGGTACTGCTCGACCGGGCCGTGCTCGGCGACGACTTCCGCCCGACCTCCGCCGGCGAGACCGTCCGCACCGACGACGGTGACGTCGGGGCGCTCACGAGCTTCGCGACCCCGACCGTCGAGGGCCTGATCGTCGCGTTCGTGTTCGACGGCACCGGCGTGCAGATCCAGGCGACCGGCACGCCCGCGCAGCTCGCCGCCCACGCCGGGGACGTCGACCGCATGATCGCGAGCCTGAGCGACGAGGGGGACGGATCGTGACCGCCACGAGCGCGACGCAGGCCGACGAGCAGGCGCGGCGCCGCGAGGCCGTCGCCGTGTCGGGGTGGGGCGCGCCGTTCCGCTTCGTGCAGCCGCGCAACCTCTGCTTCTGGCTCTACCTGCTCCTCGTCGGCGCCGGGATCCGGCAGCTGATCGAGATCGTCACGCCCACCGCGGGTGTCTTCGCCGCCGCCGACATCGCCTCGCTGGTCACCAGTGGCCTGTTCGCCCTGGCGTTCCTGGCCTTCCTGCACCACGCCGACCGCTTCGAGCGCACCCCCGCCGGACTGGCCACCGCCGCGTTCCTCGCCGGCGGCGTGGGCGCGGCGTTCGTCATCGCCCTGCCCGGCAACGCGGCGGTGACGTCGCTCTACGCCAAGCTGTTCGGCCAGCCCTTCGCGGTCGACTGGCAGGCCGCCCTCGCCGCCCCGTTCGTCGAGGAGACGGCCAAGGGCGCAGTGTTCCTGCTGGTGATGGGCCTCGCCCCGGTCGTGGTCCGCACCGCCTACGACGGGCTCATCGTCGGCGCCTACACCGGCCTGGGCTTCCAGGTGTTCGAGGACATGCTCTACGGCCAGAACTCCGCCGCCCAGCACTTCGGTGCCGACCAGGTCGAGAGCGTGGTGGGGACCTTCGCCCTGCGCACCGTCACCGGCGTGGTGTCGCACGCGCTGTTCACGGCGCTGTTCGCGGCCGGGCTCGTCTACCTCATCGGTACCGTCGCCCAGCCCCGCCGGGTCGGCCGCGGGCTCGCGCTGGTGCTGGCCGCCGTGCTCGTGCACGGCGTCTGGGACGGTGCCGCGGCGCTCGGGCGCGGCGGCCCGCTGATCGTCGTGGTCATGCTGCTGACCACGGTCGCGGGCATCGTCGCGCTCCTGGTCGCGCTCCGGCTCGGCGCCGGGCGCGAGGCCCGGTTCATGCGCGCCGTCATGGGCCCCGAGGTCACGGCGGGCACCATCACCGCCGAGGAGCTCGACGGCCTCGCCGGGCGCCGCCGCGACCGGAAGGCAGCTGTGCGCCACCGCCCCGACGGCGTCACGCGCCGCACCGAGAAGCGCGTGCTCGCCGCCGCGCTCGACCTCGCCCACGACCTCGCCGAGGCCGGTGGCGACGACAGCGACGCCGTCCGGCACTCCCGCACGGAGATCGCCCGGCTGCGCGGGCAGGGGCCGCCGTGAGCGGGACGTCGTTCACCGGTCGGGGCCCGCCGCGGCGCCATCACGTGCCGGTCCGCCGGGCGTCCAGCGTGCCCGGCCCGAAGATCCCGCAGACCCGGCGGTGCCCCAGCTCGGCCAGGTGCCGCACGGCCACCGCGGAGGCGTCGGCGTCGCGGAGCACGACGCTCGCCGCCACGCCCCGGACCTGCCGGTTGACCAGCACGACCGACTGCGGGACCTGGTCGACCAGCCGGCGCAGCGCCCGGTCCTCGATCCGGCCGGACGAGACGAGCAGGCCGTCGACGCGGCCGTGCATGAGCATGCCGGTGATCGTCTCGTGCGGGTCGCCCGCCGCGTGGGTGCCCAGCACGAGTCCGTAGCCGTGCGCCCCCGCGCGCTCCTCCACGCCGTGCGCGATCGACGAGTACACGGGGCTGGTGAACCCGGGCAGCAGCAGGCCCAGCGTCATCGTGCGCGCGCTGCGCAGACCGCGCGCGGCGGCGTTGGCGCGGTACCCGACCTCCTGCGCCGCGGCCCGGATCCGCTCGCGCGTCGCGGCCGAGGCGAAGCCCCGGGGGTCGTCGCGCAGCACCCGCGACACCAGGCTCGTGTCCACCCCGGCCAGCCGGGCGACGTCGGCCAGCGTCGGGCGGCGCCGGGCCTGGGACATGGCGACCTCTTCCGCGGCGACCTCGGTCGCGTCGCCGCCCGGGAACCCTAGTCGGTCGGCGCGTCGGTGGGGTCCCGGCGCCCGGTCCCGACGCCCCGGTCCCGGCGCCCGGGTCACAGCGCCCGGTCGAGCGCCTTGATCGGCATCTGCAGCTCGGCCAGCAGGTCGATGTCGGTCTCGGCCGGTCGCCCGAGCGTGGTGAGGTAGTTGCCGACGATCACCGCGTTGACCCCGCCGAGCAGCCCGCGGCGGGCGCCGAGGTCGCCGAGGGTGAGCTCACGGCCCCCGGCGAACCGGAGCACCGTCCGCGGCATCGCGAGCCGGAAGCCCGCCACGGTCCGCAGCGCGTCTCCGCCGTCGAGCGGCGGCAGGTCCCCGAACGGGGTGCCCGGCCGGGGGTTGAGGAAGTTGAGCGGCACCTCGTCGGGGTCGACCGCGGCGAGCTGGCCCGCGAACTCGGCCCGCTGCTCGAGCGTCTCCCCCATGCCGACGATCCCGCCGCAGCACACCTCCATGCCGGACTCGCGGACCATCCGCAGCGTCTCCCGGCGCTCCTCCCAGGTGTGCGTGGTGACGACCCGGGGGAAGTAGGAGCGGGCGGTCTCCAGGTTGTGGTTGTAGCGGTGCACGCCGAGGTCGGCCAGCTCGGCGACCTGGGCGGCGGTGAGCATCCCCAACGAGCAGGCCACCTCGATCTCCACCGCCTCCCGGACGGCGGCCACCGCGGCCGCCACCTGGGCCATGAGCCGGGCGTCCGGCCCGCGGACGGCGGCGACGATGCAGAACTCGGTCGCCCCGGTCTTCGCCGTCTGCCGCGCGGCCTCGACGAGGGCGTCGACGTCGAGCCAGGCCGAGCGGACCGGGGACGCGAACAGACCGGACTGGGAGCAGAAGTGGCAGTCCTCGGGGCAGCCCCCGGTCTTGAGGGACACGATGCCCTCGACCTCGACCTCGGGTCCGCACCAGCGCATGCGCACCTCGTGCGCGAGCTCCAGCAGCGGGGCGAGCGCCTCGTCGGGCAGGCGCAGGACCTCCAGGACGTCGGCCTCGGAGAGGCCGCGGCCCTCCTCGAGGACCTGCTCCCGGGCGCGGTCGAGGATGTCGTGACCGGTGGTGGTCATCGTCGTCGCCGGCCGCTCAGCCGTCCGCGAAGAGCCGGCCGGCGCGGGCCCAGCTGTCGGTCTCCACGTCGGTGAACACGATGCCCACCGAGTCCGGCTCGCACTTCCCGATCCGGCAGATCTCGCGGGTGAGCACCTCGGCGAGCTCGCGCTTCTGCTCGACCGTGCGGCCGGGGAACCAGTCGATGCGGACGTGTGGCACAGGGGTGTCCCTTCTAGGTGAGGAGGTCGGCGACGCGCCGACCGCGGGCTCGGTAGTCGCCGCGGGCGGCGAGCGCCCCGTCGAGGTCGACCTCGACGAAGCGGGTCCGCGTGTTCGGGGCGGACTGGGCGACGACGTCGAGGTCGCCGCTGATCACGGTGGCGATCATCATGTAGCCGCCGCCGGACACCGCGTCGCGGTGCAGGATGATCGGCTCCACGCCGCCCGGCACCTGGATCGAGCCGATCGGGTACGGCGCGTCGACGATGTTCGACGGGTCCTGCCCGGCGCCGAACGGCGGGGTGCGGGCGACGGTGCCGAGCTCGGCCCCGCGGTAGCGGAAACCGACGCGGTCGGCGACCGGCGTCAGGGTCCAGGTGGTGCCCAGGAAGGCCTCCCGCCCCTCGGGGGCGAGCACGTGGTCGTAGAGGCCCATGACGACCCGGACCTCGACCTCCCT contains these protein-coding regions:
- a CDS encoding TetR/AcrR family transcriptional regulator codes for the protein MARYGAEHKERTRRRIVETSGRRLKTDGVAGSGVAALMADAGLTNGAFYGHFASKDDLVAGVVTDQLATQRDRIDQAIESSGSGVEGVVRAYLSPAHRDRPAEGCVSAALLGEIAHSGDAVRQAYTAGLLDVVDAVAARLDPRDPAAARVTVLTAFTGMFGTLQTARAITDRALSDALLQRGVDVALAQLGLRPATAGRETTTEVGTA
- a CDS encoding alpha/beta hydrolase, producing the protein MGSPEATRFAEFLESLSARIGASDQGLGTVRDICESLHLAGAEPEGVTYAEVDANGVPAMWAVPEGAGTEHALVHFHMGGTVVASMHSDRKAAGHIARAAGMRSLVVDFRRSPENPYPAQVDDAVAAFDWLVSQGYAPSRIGSVGHSVGGFLAVMLALTLRDRGSEQPGAIVSISPWCDLEIAHEDITGKADTDKLLTKELLELFRQCWLGGTDVSFTDPRVSLLHADLAGLAPTSLHWGESEILAGEAVLFGKRLVDAGVDARISPLAEGQHSFVIAGGRVPEIDEEIAGMGTWLREKLGAA
- a CDS encoding winged helix-turn-helix transcriptional regulator, with the translated sequence MDTGHDLDRSDCSIGRSLDLLGEKWTFLVVREAWYGVARFAEFQERLGCARNLLADRLHMLVAEGVLTTEPYREPGSRTRQRYLLTPKGQELLPVLVALREWGDRHLAGPDGPPVRLDHRDCGGRVTLQLRCSEDHLVEGVDDLVPATDRLSSAG
- a CDS encoding DNA/RNA non-specific endonuclease, whose amino-acid sequence is MTAPGYDAAFLDVPVPLPVAGRVVRELTYVHFTVLLDPARRLAVATGVNVDGAALRDLDRSDDWRLDPRVDAGEQAGADLYAGNDLDRGHLVRRSDPVWGGPAEAEQAERDTFAYPNAAPQAGLFNQSRELWLGLEDHVLTYADTHDAKLSVFTAPVLGADDPPYRGVGIPRLFWKVAAWAARPAPGAEPVLAATAYVLDQTPQLDDIDLETERALLAGEPPPLGPYRTYQVPVADVAALTGLDLGSLVAADRLPGAASVGTRERWVELGSLSEIRM
- a CDS encoding PrsW family intramembrane metalloprotease; amino-acid sequence: MTATSATQADEQARRREAVAVSGWGAPFRFVQPRNLCFWLYLLLVGAGIRQLIEIVTPTAGVFAAADIASLVTSGLFALAFLAFLHHADRFERTPAGLATAAFLAGGVGAAFVIALPGNAAVTSLYAKLFGQPFAVDWQAALAAPFVEETAKGAVFLLVMGLAPVVVRTAYDGLIVGAYTGLGFQVFEDMLYGQNSAAQHFGADQVESVVGTFALRTVTGVVSHALFTALFAAGLVYLIGTVAQPRRVGRGLALVLAAVLVHGVWDGAAALGRGGPLIVVVMLLTTVAGIVALLVALRLGAGREARFMRAVMGPEVTAGTITAEELDGLAGRRRDRKAAVRHRPDGVTRRTEKRVLAAALDLAHDLAEAGGDDSDAVRHSRTEIARLRGQGPP
- a CDS encoding LacI family DNA-binding transcriptional regulator, whose product is MSQARRRPTLADVARLAGVDTSLVSRVLRDDPRGFASAATRERIRAAAQEVGYRANAAARGLRSARTMTLGLLLPGFTSPVYSSIAHGVEERAGAHGYGLVLGTHAAGDPHETITGMLMHGRVDGLLVSSGRIEDRALRRLVDQVPQSVVLVNRQVRGVAASVVLRDADASAVAVRHLAELGHRRVCGIFGPGTLDARRTGT
- the bioB gene encoding biotin synthase BioB, whose protein sequence is MTTTGHDILDRAREQVLEEGRGLSEADVLEVLRLPDEALAPLLELAHEVRMRWCGPEVEVEGIVSLKTGGCPEDCHFCSQSGLFASPVRSAWLDVDALVEAARQTAKTGATEFCIVAAVRGPDARLMAQVAAAVAAVREAVEIEVACSLGMLTAAQVAELADLGVHRYNHNLETARSYFPRVVTTHTWEERRETLRMVRESGMEVCCGGIVGMGETLEQRAEFAGQLAAVDPDEVPLNFLNPRPGTPFGDLPPLDGGDALRTVAGFRLAMPRTVLRFAGGRELTLGDLGARRGLLGGVNAVIVGNYLTTLGRPAETDIDLLAELQMPIKALDRAL
- a CDS encoding tautomerase family protein, whose product is MPHVRIDWFPGRTVEQKRELAEVLTREICRIGKCEPDSVGIVFTDVETDSWARAGRLFADG